From Pantoea sp. Ep11b, the proteins below share one genomic window:
- a CDS encoding cellulose biosynthesis protein BcsF — MNLMDWVQIALLATGIVLLLKPVWQQWLPRRWYGLLNRLLPARALKSEGHWQRHSSKTDAKVNEK; from the coding sequence ATGAACCTGATGGACTGGGTACAGATTGCCCTGCTGGCGACAGGGATCGTGTTGCTTCTGAAACCGGTGTGGCAGCAGTGGCTGCCGCGTCGCTGGTATGGTCTGCTGAATCGCCTGTTACCTGCTCGTGCGCTGAAGTCTGAAGGGCACTGGCAGCGTCACTCTTCAAAAACGGATGCAAAAGTTAATGAAAAATGA
- the bcsE gene encoding cellulose biosynthesis protein BcsE, protein MKNSFSLGLQQVQPEVSALQTPGCYWVSCTRPQDAHTFIRQVISHQQSVTLISAGQPPQALLTPDPVGGPDRIPLFSLPENKKSLLQLERDFARTLGSKNGLIIFSSSAAQWDKLNAAELSDWIMRMRRLLHKRKMTLLIVTSGITQFNQSNNLQRYFRYMDGLAYLTFQQGGWQYQISWWYAGERLLADRTLRLGCEDEHFFALKETLEPLSLNDEQHYLADKSVLEGAPPLSRQWRLFEDNQQVWEEAQQANAATVIFSLTHSEQIRELAKMVHSLRRARGNGLKIVVREMGVSLRYSDERLLQACGVNSIVPTTAAMSQFLTLLEGIQGQRFSRLVPASLDALIASLQPLHEKGYLPPEAFCQAVGQLISNPLLPENDKGLLVALRPVPQLSPQQILTLCKPRRFGDLVTVLEDRVILFLSSCRYNDLDKALTFIFSLPHDELFANRIIWFEDNQIQAEIGNIKKRRPVALQALSAETGPARDALPRPAEKPERATPQPITLLPENEPR, encoded by the coding sequence ATGAAAAATTCTTTTTCGCTGGGGCTGCAACAGGTTCAGCCCGAAGTGTCGGCATTGCAAACGCCTGGCTGTTACTGGGTAAGCTGCACACGCCCGCAGGACGCCCATACTTTTATTCGTCAGGTTATATCGCATCAGCAGTCTGTCACACTCATTAGTGCCGGCCAGCCGCCTCAGGCGCTGCTGACGCCGGATCCTGTGGGTGGTCCCGATCGTATCCCGCTGTTTTCATTACCCGAAAATAAAAAAAGCCTGCTGCAGCTGGAGCGGGATTTTGCCCGCACGCTGGGCAGTAAAAATGGGCTGATAATCTTTAGCAGCTCGGCTGCGCAGTGGGATAAGTTAAATGCAGCGGAATTAAGCGACTGGATAATGCGCATGCGCAGGCTGCTGCATAAAAGAAAAATGACGCTTCTCATTGTCACGTCCGGAATCACGCAATTTAATCAGAGTAACAATCTGCAGCGTTATTTTCGTTATATGGACGGCTTGGCTTATTTAACCTTTCAGCAGGGTGGCTGGCAATATCAAATAAGCTGGTGGTACGCCGGTGAACGACTGCTGGCCGATCGCACGCTGCGTCTGGGCTGTGAAGATGAACATTTCTTTGCGTTAAAAGAAACGCTGGAACCACTGAGCCTGAATGATGAACAGCATTATCTGGCCGATAAAAGCGTGCTTGAAGGCGCACCACCGCTTTCACGTCAGTGGCGGCTGTTTGAAGATAATCAGCAGGTATGGGAAGAGGCACAGCAGGCTAATGCCGCCACCGTTATTTTCAGTCTGACGCACAGCGAACAGATCCGCGAACTGGCAAAAATGGTGCACAGTCTGCGCCGCGCCCGGGGCAACGGGCTGAAGATCGTGGTGCGTGAGATGGGCGTCAGCCTGCGTTACAGCGATGAGCGTCTGCTGCAGGCGTGCGGTGTGAACAGCATCGTGCCTACAACGGCCGCGATGTCGCAGTTCCTTACTCTGCTGGAAGGGATTCAGGGGCAGCGGTTCAGCCGTCTGGTGCCCGCCAGTCTGGACGCGCTGATCGCCTCGCTGCAGCCGCTGCATGAAAAGGGCTATCTGCCTCCTGAGGCATTCTGTCAGGCGGTCGGCCAGCTTATCAGTAATCCGCTGCTGCCGGAAAATGACAAAGGTCTGCTGGTCGCCCTGCGCCCGGTGCCGCAGCTTAGCCCGCAGCAAATCCTGACGCTCTGCAAGCCGCGTCGCTTTGGGGACCTGGTCACGGTGCTGGAGGATCGCGTTATCCTGTTTCTCTCCTCCTGCCGCTATAACGACCTGGATAAAGCCCTGACATTTATCTTTTCACTGCCGCACGACGAACTCTTTGCCAACCGGATTATCTGGTTTGAGGATAACCAGATTCAGGCCGAGATCGGCAATATCAAAAAAAGGAGACCGGTGGCGCTGCAGGCGCTGTCAGCGGAGACCGGGCCGGCGCGCGACGCCCTCCCACGGCCCGCAGAAAAGCCTGAACGCGCGACACCGCAGCCCATTACTTTACTGCCGGAGAATGAGCCCCGATGA
- the bcsR gene encoding cellulose biosynthesis protein BcsR, which translates to MKNPNVYTLAAAQHEPQDDISALRDAFSLHAFRYVDIAREERLKEIVARWPLLSETLSALPGATR; encoded by the coding sequence ATGAAAAACCCAAATGTTTATACGCTGGCCGCCGCTCAGCATGAACCTCAGGATGATATCAGCGCGCTGCGCGACGCTTTTTCTCTGCATGCGTTTCGTTATGTCGATATTGCGCGTGAAGAGCGGCTGAAAGAGATTGTGGCTCGCTGGCCGCTTTTATCGGAAACCCTGTCTGCGCTGCCGGGGGCCACCCGCTGA
- the bcsQ gene encoding cellulose biosynthesis protein BcsQ, with product MPQIALQGIRGGVGTTSLCAALGWALTALGERVLLIDGSPVSQLGAHFNLPVQVTQGWMQALCDGGDWQQCAQRYPQGPDLLPYGLLSSSDPAQDRAVAAPLLDALPALRRRYGWILFDLPADSAPWHEGLLPQLDGLLCITTPDANCHLRLSQRRFPAMTRFLINQFNANSRLQQDLHQLWMASLNPLIPLLIHRDEALAEALMMKQPVGEYRPHALVSEEISTLANWLLLHLKGNHA from the coding sequence ATGCCGCAGATTGCGCTTCAGGGCATCCGGGGCGGCGTCGGCACCACCTCGCTCTGCGCGGCTCTCGGCTGGGCGCTGACCGCGCTGGGCGAGCGGGTTCTGCTGATTGATGGTTCGCCGGTCAGTCAGCTGGGTGCGCACTTTAATCTGCCCGTACAGGTTACGCAGGGCTGGATGCAGGCGCTGTGTGACGGCGGTGACTGGCAGCAGTGTGCGCAGCGCTACCCGCAGGGACCAGACCTGCTGCCGTATGGTCTGCTTTCCTCCTCTGACCCGGCACAGGACAGGGCTGTCGCCGCGCCGCTTCTCGACGCGCTCCCGGCGCTGCGCAGGCGTTACGGCTGGATTCTTTTCGACCTGCCTGCCGACAGCGCGCCGTGGCACGAGGGACTTCTCCCGCAGCTGGATGGTCTGCTCTGCATTACCACGCCGGACGCCAACTGCCATCTGCGTCTGAGCCAGCGACGGTTTCCTGCAATGACCCGGTTTCTGATTAATCAGTTTAATGCCAACAGCCGCCTGCAGCAGGATCTGCATCAGCTCTGGATGGCATCGCTGAATCCGCTGATCCCGCTGCTGATCCACCGCGATGAGGCGCTGGCCGAAGCCCTGATGATGAAGCAGCCGGTCGGGGAATATCGGCCACATGCGCTGGTCAGCGAAGAGATCTCCACCCTGGCTAACTGGCTGCTGCTGCATCTGAAGGGGAACCACGCGTGA